From a single Shewanella denitrificans OS217 genomic region:
- a CDS encoding bifunctional protein-serine/threonine kinase/phosphatase, with the protein MVTAKVLKLSFAGKSSAGVRAHNQDAFAVHHSQDSPVLTHKGVIACLADGVSCSQNGQLASQICVTQFIQDYLSTADTLSVKQAANQVLSALNAWLHHHSQQSELRHNGFVTTFSGLIFKSNSLHVFHVGDSRIYRLRQGELLQLTRDHCHQGFGDKGMLTRALGMDSHLEIDYQCHEVELGDCYLLSTDGIHDWLAASEIHSLLLQDLALVDHHNPLEKSALTLVETAKKNGSTDNLSCLLLKVNSLPYTHARELWSQLHQRVIPPALALGNRIDEFEVVRVLYSGQRSHVYLVSCNTANKHQLYVLKAPYITMSEDRHYLNSFIAELWVGIRVQHPSLMKLYPNESQFLYHLCEYVPGQTLRQWMYDNPEPSLAQVRSVLAELIIGVRALQRLGILHRDLKPENIMITPQGKVVLIDYGAAQAQGLVELTGFLTSAAESGGQGGEPPLGALDYIAPEYLMTGVAAHEADIFSMGVILYEMLTAQLPYKHNKLIFQRRTSNWHYISALQYRPQLPLWVDLALKKACHPKKNQRYSSMSEFLTDISQPNKAILTRIAQAPLIEREPVMFWKTLCGLLLLILILQFFAPWSMV; encoded by the coding sequence ATGGTGACGGCAAAAGTACTTAAGTTAAGTTTCGCTGGCAAATCTAGTGCAGGCGTTAGGGCACACAATCAAGATGCTTTTGCCGTGCATCACAGCCAGGATAGCCCAGTATTAACTCATAAGGGGGTCATAGCTTGCCTAGCTGACGGGGTCAGTTGTAGCCAAAATGGTCAGCTGGCCAGTCAGATTTGTGTGACTCAGTTTATCCAGGATTATCTCAGCACCGCAGATACCTTAAGTGTTAAGCAGGCGGCAAACCAAGTGCTGAGCGCGCTTAATGCTTGGCTTCATCACCATAGTCAACAGTCTGAGCTTAGGCACAATGGCTTTGTGACCACATTTAGTGGCTTGATATTTAAATCAAATAGTCTACATGTGTTCCATGTGGGTGATAGTCGTATATACAGGCTTAGACAAGGTGAGTTGCTGCAACTGACGCGAGATCATTGTCATCAGGGTTTTGGTGATAAAGGCATGTTAACCAGAGCGCTAGGTATGGATAGTCACCTTGAAATTGACTATCAGTGCCATGAGGTCGAGCTTGGCGACTGCTACTTGCTCAGTACTGATGGGATCCACGATTGGTTAGCCGCCAGTGAAATACACAGTCTGTTACTGCAGGACTTAGCGTTAGTTGATCATCATAACCCATTAGAGAAATCGGCATTAACGTTAGTCGAAACAGCTAAAAAAAATGGCAGTACAGATAACCTAAGTTGTCTATTGCTTAAGGTTAATTCTCTGCCTTATACCCATGCAAGGGAGTTGTGGTCTCAGTTGCACCAAAGAGTGATCCCGCCAGCTTTAGCCCTAGGCAATCGCATCGATGAGTTTGAAGTGGTGCGAGTACTCTATTCAGGGCAACGCAGCCATGTTTATCTTGTGAGTTGCAACACAGCGAATAAGCATCAACTTTATGTGTTAAAGGCGCCTTATATTACTATGAGTGAAGATAGGCATTACCTAAACAGTTTCATTGCTGAACTTTGGGTAGGCATTCGGGTTCAGCATCCTTCACTGATGAAGCTGTACCCAAATGAGAGCCAATTTCTGTACCACCTATGTGAATACGTGCCAGGGCAAACTCTTAGACAGTGGATGTATGATAATCCTGAGCCCAGTTTGGCTCAAGTAAGGTCCGTGCTGGCAGAACTCATCATAGGAGTAAGAGCATTGCAGCGGCTTGGGATCCTGCATAGGGACCTAAAGCCTGAAAACATCATGATTACCCCCCAAGGAAAAGTGGTACTTATCGACTATGGTGCAGCTCAAGCTCAAGGGTTAGTTGAACTCACAGGTTTTCTTACCTCCGCGGCTGAAAGTGGCGGGCAAGGAGGTGAGCCGCCGTTAGGTGCCCTAGATTATATTGCTCCTGAGTATTTGATGACGGGCGTAGCGGCTCATGAAGCAGATATTTTCTCAATGGGGGTTATCCTTTATGAAATGTTGACGGCCCAGCTGCCATATAAACACAACAAACTCATTTTTCAGCGACGAACTTCAAACTGGCACTATATCTCAGCACTGCAATATCGCCCTCAGCTACCATTGTGGGTAGATCTGGCGTTAAAAAAGGCCTGTCACCCTAAAAAAAATCAGCGTTATTCCTCCATGTCAGAATTTCTTACTGACATTAGCCAACCTAATAAAGCGATACTCACACGAATAGCACAAGCCCCCTTGATCGAACGAGAACCCGTGATGTTTTGGAAAACCTTGTGTGGCTTACTCTTGCTCATTTTAATTCTTCAATTTTTTGCTCCTTGGTCTATGGTTTAA
- a CDS encoding NarK family nitrate/nitrite MFS transporter yields MSLESRFNLFSFSGKMKVLHLSWMAFFITFAVWFNFAPMLQSVKESLGLTSEQIKTLLILNVAFTIPARVVVGMLTDRFGPRLVYSALLAICALPCFAFALADTFVQAAIARFLLGFIGAGFVVGIRLVSEWFPHNELGTAEGIYGGWGNFGSAAAAFCLPALALAFGGDDGWRYATGITGLMSLGFALVFYFNVEDTPKGATYFKPKSLKAMEVTSKGDFLLLLVMKLPLYGALALLAWKLSPTGVAMLSDTAVISVYLGLALLYCYEVLQVWQVNKIIFTEPVAAIHQYKFKQVAVLNVLYFATFGSELAVVSMLPLFFAETFELTPVVAGMVASAYAFMNLMSRPGGGWISDKFGRKPTLLILTAGLAAGYFLMGQVNSDWPLWVAVAAAMACSFFVQSGEGAVFATVPLIKRRMTGQIAGMTGAYGNVGAVCYLTVLSFVDYSSFFYVIAATAVLGFCVLWFMEEPQGQMAEVNHDGSVTLIDVSSR; encoded by the coding sequence ATGAGTCTTGAAAGCCGCTTTAACCTGTTTTCATTCAGCGGAAAAATGAAGGTGCTGCACTTAAGCTGGATGGCATTTTTTATCACCTTTGCAGTGTGGTTTAACTTTGCTCCCATGCTGCAGTCCGTTAAAGAAAGCCTAGGGTTAACTTCAGAGCAAATTAAAACTTTATTGATCCTCAACGTGGCCTTCACGATTCCTGCAAGGGTTGTGGTTGGCATGCTTACCGACAGGTTCGGCCCTCGATTAGTGTATTCGGCGTTATTAGCTATCTGCGCCTTGCCGTGTTTCGCCTTTGCCCTTGCGGATACCTTTGTTCAAGCGGCTATTGCCAGATTCTTACTGGGCTTTATTGGTGCAGGTTTTGTAGTAGGCATTCGCTTGGTGTCTGAGTGGTTTCCCCATAACGAACTGGGCACGGCTGAAGGTATTTATGGTGGTTGGGGTAATTTTGGCTCGGCGGCTGCGGCTTTTTGTTTACCTGCCTTGGCGCTAGCCTTTGGTGGCGATGATGGCTGGCGCTATGCCACAGGCATAACTGGCTTGATGAGCTTAGGCTTTGCTCTGGTGTTTTATTTTAACGTCGAAGATACCCCCAAGGGGGCAACCTACTTTAAACCTAAAAGCCTTAAGGCCATGGAGGTGACTTCTAAAGGCGACTTCTTGTTACTACTTGTGATGAAACTACCTTTGTACGGCGCCTTGGCATTGCTGGCTTGGAAGCTGTCACCGACTGGGGTTGCGATGCTCAGTGACACCGCTGTTATTAGTGTGTACCTAGGATTAGCCTTGCTGTATTGCTACGAAGTGCTGCAAGTATGGCAAGTAAACAAGATTATTTTTACTGAGCCAGTGGCTGCAATCCATCAATACAAGTTTAAGCAGGTGGCGGTATTGAACGTACTCTACTTTGCGACTTTTGGATCTGAGCTGGCAGTGGTGTCCATGTTGCCGTTATTTTTTGCTGAAACCTTCGAGTTAACCCCAGTTGTTGCGGGCATGGTGGCGTCGGCTTATGCCTTTATGAACTTGATGTCACGCCCAGGTGGCGGCTGGATCTCAGATAAATTTGGCCGTAAACCGACACTGTTAATCCTCACCGCTGGCCTTGCTGCTGGGTACTTTCTCATGGGGCAAGTCAACAGTGATTGGCCTTTGTGGGTTGCCGTTGCTGCAGCGATGGCGTGCTCCTTCTTTGTGCAATCCGGTGAGGGCGCGGTGTTTGCGACTGTGCCCTTAATTAAGCGCCGCATGACAGGGCAAATTGCTGGCATGACCGGAGCCTATGGCAATGTGGGCGCCGTGTGTTACTTAACTGTGCTGTCTTTTGTGGATTACAGCAGCTTTTTCTACGTGATAGCGGCAACGGCGGTGCTGGGATTTTGCGTGCTGTGGTTTATGGAGGAGCCGCAAGGGCAAATGGCAGAAGTGAACCACGATGGCAGCGTGACCTTAATCGATGTCTCGAGTCGTTAG
- the nirD gene encoding nitrite reductase small subunit NirD, producing the protein METWIDICQRADIVPGTGVCALLGETQVAVFRCRQTDALYAIDNYDPIGRAQVLSRGIIGCVAGETVVASPLYKQHFNLTTGACLQSPEYQLKTYAVRYLDDRVQLSSMP; encoded by the coding sequence ATGGAAACTTGGATAGATATTTGTCAGCGCGCAGACATAGTGCCCGGCACCGGAGTATGTGCCTTATTAGGTGAGACGCAAGTGGCCGTGTTTCGCTGCCGCCAAACTGATGCCTTATACGCCATAGATAATTATGACCCCATAGGCCGCGCTCAAGTTTTATCACGAGGGATCATCGGCTGTGTGGCGGGAGAAACTGTGGTGGCATCCCCCCTTTATAAGCAGCACTTTAACTTAACCACCGGCGCCTGTTTGCAATCACCTGAATATCAGCTCAAAACCTATGCCGTGCGCTACCTAGATGATCGAGTGCAGTTATCTAGCATGCCTTAG
- the nirB gene encoding nitrite reductase large subunit NirB — MQKTAILVVGNGMVGHKFIDNLVSQPEAMDKLAITTFSEEAQLAYDRVQLSGYFSGKTAQDLALTDEAYYQQHGVKYLLNTKISAISPKTRTVTDAHGGQIHYDKLILATGSYPFVPPIPGNQQPHCLVYRTIGDLEAIKASSKLSKKGVVIGGGLLGLEAANALKNLGLETHVVEFAPRLMAMQLDDGGANLLRHQIEALGVYVHTEKATKEIVAGQNSRYRLNFGDGDYLETDMIVFSAGIRPQDELARAAGLELGERGGIVINDYCQTSDQDIYAVGECALWHGKIFGLVAPGYAMASVAASHILGGEARFTGADMSTKLKLLGLDVASIGDAHGQTPGAQSYTFRDEVAQVYKRLVVSASGDKVLGAVLVGDVEAYGQLLQMMLNDIPLPAHPSTLILPSIAGDKPKGLGVDALPAAAQLCSCFDVTKGDIVQAVAAGATDMGAIKSCTKASTGCGGCSALVKQVLDCELAALGHEVDKSLCEHFSYTRPELADIVRIKQIKSFDELLLSHGKGLGCEVCKPTIGSILASFWNEYVLEDQHIGLQDTNDVYLGNMQKDGSYSVVPRIAGGEITPDKLIVLGEVAKEFDLYTKITGGQRIDLFGAQLHELPLIWRKLVDAGFETGHAYGKSVRTVKSCVGDSWCRYGLKDSLGFAIDIENRYKGLRSPHKLKFAVSGCTRECAEAQSKDVGIIATESGWNLFVGGNGGMRPRHAELLAVDLDDKTLIQYIDRFLMFYIRSAERLQRTSVWIESLEGGLDYLKSVIIDDKLGLAAGLEAEMANAINQYQCEWKTTLESPDKLKRFQHFINSDLSDAGQVYQRKRQQRHPAEQDIQTSGRTLDGQTLAIKILEIVD; from the coding sequence ATGCAAAAAACAGCAATTTTAGTCGTGGGTAACGGTATGGTAGGCCACAAATTTATCGACAACTTAGTGAGCCAGCCTGAGGCGATGGACAAACTTGCCATCACCACCTTCAGTGAAGAAGCTCAGCTCGCCTACGACAGGGTGCAACTTAGCGGCTATTTTAGTGGCAAAACGGCCCAAGACTTAGCCCTGACTGATGAAGCTTATTATCAGCAGCATGGAGTTAAGTATCTGCTGAACACCAAAATTAGCGCTATATCGCCCAAAACCCGCACTGTGACGGATGCTCATGGCGGGCAAATTCATTATGACAAGCTCATTCTTGCCACTGGCTCTTATCCTTTTGTGCCGCCCATTCCCGGTAACCAGCAGCCCCATTGTTTGGTATATCGCACCATCGGCGATTTAGAAGCCATTAAAGCGTCCAGTAAGCTCAGTAAAAAAGGCGTGGTCATAGGCGGTGGATTATTAGGTTTAGAGGCGGCTAACGCCCTTAAAAACTTAGGCTTAGAAACCCATGTGGTGGAGTTCGCACCGCGCTTAATGGCGATGCAGCTTGATGATGGCGGCGCGAATTTATTAAGGCATCAAATTGAAGCATTAGGGGTTTATGTCCACACCGAAAAAGCGACCAAAGAAATAGTGGCTGGGCAGAATAGCCGTTATCGACTCAACTTTGGTGATGGTGATTACCTAGAAACCGACATGATAGTGTTTTCGGCTGGTATTCGGCCACAGGATGAGTTGGCCCGAGCGGCAGGACTTGAGCTCGGTGAGCGCGGTGGCATAGTGATTAATGACTATTGCCAAACCAGTGATCAAGACATTTATGCCGTGGGGGAATGCGCCTTGTGGCATGGCAAAATTTTCGGTTTAGTAGCGCCGGGTTATGCCATGGCCTCAGTGGCGGCATCGCACATTCTAGGTGGTGAGGCGCGCTTTACTGGCGCGGACATGAGCACGAAATTGAAACTGCTCGGCCTAGATGTTGCCAGTATCGGCGATGCGCACGGGCAAACCCCAGGGGCGCAGTCTTATACCTTCCGTGATGAAGTCGCTCAGGTATATAAGCGTTTAGTAGTGTCGGCAAGCGGGGATAAAGTCTTAGGCGCCGTGCTGGTGGGGGACGTTGAAGCCTATGGTCAGCTATTGCAGATGATGCTTAACGATATTCCTTTGCCCGCCCATCCTTCCACGCTTATTTTACCGAGTATTGCAGGGGACAAACCCAAGGGCTTAGGTGTTGATGCCTTGCCAGCGGCGGCGCAGTTGTGTTCCTGCTTTGATGTGACTAAGGGCGATATAGTCCAAGCGGTTGCCGCTGGCGCGACCGACATGGGCGCTATCAAGTCTTGCACTAAGGCCTCCACGGGTTGCGGCGGTTGCAGCGCGTTAGTCAAACAAGTATTGGACTGCGAACTGGCAGCCCTTGGCCATGAAGTCGACAAGAGCCTGTGCGAACACTTTAGTTATACCCGCCCAGAGCTTGCAGACATAGTGCGTATCAAGCAAATCAAAAGCTTCGATGAGTTGCTTTTAAGCCACGGCAAAGGCCTAGGTTGTGAAGTCTGCAAACCGACTATTGGCTCGATCCTCGCCTCATTCTGGAATGAATACGTACTTGAAGATCAACATATTGGCCTGCAAGACACTAACGATGTGTACCTTGGCAATATGCAAAAAGATGGCAGCTATTCTGTGGTGCCGCGCATCGCAGGTGGGGAGATCACCCCAGATAAACTCATCGTCCTAGGTGAAGTCGCCAAGGAGTTTGACCTCTATACCAAGATCACCGGTGGACAACGCATCGATTTATTCGGCGCCCAGCTCCATGAGTTACCGCTTATTTGGCGCAAGCTGGTGGACGCAGGCTTTGAGACGGGTCATGCCTATGGCAAGTCGGTGCGCACGGTTAAATCCTGCGTTGGTGATAGTTGGTGCCGTTATGGTTTAAAAGACAGCCTAGGTTTTGCCATCGACATAGAGAACCGCTACAAGGGATTGCGCTCACCCCACAAGCTTAAATTTGCCGTCTCTGGCTGCACCCGAGAATGCGCCGAAGCCCAGTCAAAGGATGTGGGCATTATCGCCACTGAATCAGGTTGGAACCTGTTTGTGGGCGGAAATGGCGGCATGCGGCCTCGCCATGCTGAGCTTTTAGCTGTCGATCTCGATGACAAAACCCTGATTCAATACATAGACAGATTCTTGATGTTCTATATCCGCAGCGCTGAGCGTTTGCAACGTACTTCTGTGTGGATAGAAAGCCTAGAGGGCGGTTTAGATTACCTAAAATCTGTGATCATAGATGACAAGTTAGGTCTAGCGGCAGGGCTTGAAGCTGAGATGGCAAACGCCATTAATCAGTATCAGTGTGAGTGGAAAACCACCCTAGAAAGCCCAGATAAACTCAAACGCTTCCAACACTTTATTAATAGTGATCTGAGTGATGCAGGCCAAGTATATCAAAGGAAGCGCCAGCAACGTCATCCCGCTGAACAGGATATTCAAACATCAGGCCGCACATTAGACGGCCAAACATTAGCCATCAAAATATTAGAAATCGTCGACTAG
- the cobA gene encoding uroporphyrinogen-III C-methyltransferase: MDNEPIISHWTKATPKSTSPKLGRVSLVGAGPGDADLLTVKALRCLQNAEVIIYDRLVSEAICALFPPTALALYVGKAKGEHSVPQESINDLLVEKARLGLNVCRLKGGDAFVFGRGGEEMLALKQAGIDVEVIPGITAGAGCTAYAGIPLTHRGLSQGCTFVTAHAEKELDIHWQSLAQLNHTLVFYMGLSKSQLISDELMAAGLSGNTPAAIIEHGCSSRQRVIQGQLNHLSQLVAKHQLQPPSLIVVGEVVSLADKLAWFNTQAKPTALNEQTFVEPISKMQKRA, translated from the coding sequence ATGGATAACGAGCCAATAATCAGCCACTGGACTAAAGCGACCCCAAAATCAACATCTCCCAAATTAGGGCGGGTGAGTTTAGTGGGCGCAGGGCCAGGGGATGCAGACTTACTCACAGTGAAAGCGCTGCGCTGCCTGCAAAATGCAGAGGTGATTATCTATGACAGATTAGTCAGCGAGGCCATTTGCGCATTATTCCCTCCCACGGCATTAGCCCTGTATGTGGGTAAAGCTAAGGGGGAGCACAGCGTGCCTCAAGAAAGCATCAATGACTTGCTGGTGGAAAAAGCTCGCTTGGGATTGAACGTCTGCCGCTTAAAAGGGGGAGATGCCTTTGTGTTTGGCCGTGGCGGCGAAGAAATGCTGGCACTGAAGCAGGCAGGCATTGATGTAGAGGTCATCCCCGGGATCACGGCTGGGGCAGGCTGCACCGCCTATGCGGGGATCCCGTTAACTCATAGAGGCTTATCCCAAGGCTGCACCTTTGTCACAGCCCATGCCGAAAAAGAGCTCGATATCCATTGGCAAAGCCTAGCCCAGTTAAATCACACCTTAGTCTTCTATATGGGGCTTAGCAAAAGTCAGCTAATCAGCGATGAGTTAATGGCGGCGGGCCTGAGTGGCAATACGCCCGCGGCTATCATAGAGCATGGTTGCAGTTCAAGGCAGCGGGTCATCCAAGGTCAACTTAATCATTTAAGCCAGTTGGTGGCAAAACATCAACTGCAGCCACCGAGCTTAATCGTGGTCGGCGAGGTGGTGTCCCTTGCAGACAAACTTGCTTGGTTTAACACGCAAGCTAAGCCAACAGCCTTAAATGAGCAAACATTCGTTGAGCCGATTTCCAAGATGCAGAAGCGGGCTTAA
- a CDS encoding nitrate reductase — translation MHTFDTPWIKSTCAYCGVGCGIEAKALANGRIEVRGDASHPANLGKLCSKGLALGETVTNEGRLLTPKVNGEDCSWDSALTEVANGFLETIKQHGPDSVAFYLSGQLLTEDYYLANKLMKGFIGSANVDTNSRLCMSSSVAGHKRAFGTDTMPGCYQDLDHAELIVLVGSNLAWCHPVLFQRIKAAKAKYPQRKLVVIDPRRTASCHGADLHLAIKPGTDVMLFNGLLNYLAKQQLTDTAFIEANTQGFAQALTIAALDAPNIEHIAQVTGCSVADISAFYQLFGSTDKVVSLYSQGVNQSSQGTDKVNSIINCHLATGKIGREGACPFSITGQPNAMGGREVGGLANTLAAHLEFDSPEEHQLLSQFWQTKKLAAKPGLKAVEMFDAIRSGKIKAIWIMATNPVVSLPNSNKIKAALQNCPLVVVSDCIADTDTGRLAHVQLPAMGWAEKSGTVTNSERRISRQRRLTTSPGAARADWWIISEVAKKMGFKAAFSYRHEGEIFREHAKLTQLAHEHKQHDLDLSGLANISDAEYAEMAPQQWPVTQLQKEANTVQQRFFGDGKFFTPSTKAQFIAVHYLTSPQRLSSAYPLILNTGRIRDQWHTMTRTGLSPGLSSHQGEPLLLINPQDAQACSLSSEDIVQIDSPQGQAQMRVQINNDIKLGQLFAPIHWSDSNSSAGKVTRLTLDLTDAISGQPEMKQTPVSLKRCDFNSQALIVSRTPLNLSEFTYWVTQTITGGFHYTIASDLRADELNERLQRLCPRQQDIRIQAHIDDDSVYRFASSKAEKIQFAYSASQRLTLKHYDWFTLLLSQTTPQASLFLSLLSAQPQGDLAKGKIVCACKQVGATQLCSAIKQQEIKDVATLTQVTQAGSGCGSCVGELQQLITESQAELVTT, via the coding sequence ATGCACACCTTCGACACACCTTGGATAAAATCCACCTGTGCCTATTGCGGCGTGGGTTGCGGCATTGAAGCAAAAGCCTTAGCAAATGGCCGTATCGAAGTCCGTGGCGATGCAAGCCATCCGGCAAATCTAGGCAAACTTTGCTCTAAAGGGCTGGCATTAGGAGAGACAGTCACCAACGAAGGACGATTGCTAACACCCAAAGTCAATGGCGAGGATTGCAGTTGGGATAGTGCATTAACTGAGGTTGCCAATGGCTTTTTAGAGACCATCAAGCAGCATGGGCCTGATTCTGTGGCGTTTTACTTATCGGGGCAGCTGCTTACCGAAGACTATTACCTCGCCAATAAACTGATGAAGGGCTTTATCGGCAGCGCCAATGTGGATACCAACTCAAGGCTGTGCATGTCATCTTCGGTGGCAGGCCATAAACGCGCCTTTGGCACCGATACTATGCCGGGCTGTTATCAAGATTTAGATCATGCCGAGCTGATTGTCTTAGTCGGCTCTAACCTAGCCTGGTGTCATCCGGTGCTGTTTCAACGCATTAAAGCCGCAAAAGCCAAATATCCACAGCGTAAGCTGGTGGTCATAGATCCCAGGAGAACCGCCTCTTGCCATGGTGCCGACCTGCACCTCGCCATCAAGCCAGGCACAGATGTCATGCTATTTAATGGTTTGCTCAATTATCTTGCCAAGCAGCAACTCACTGACACCGCCTTTATTGAGGCCAATACTCAAGGTTTTGCTCAAGCACTCACTATCGCCGCATTGGATGCGCCCAATATCGAGCACATAGCCCAAGTCACTGGCTGCAGCGTCGCGGACATAAGTGCTTTTTATCAGCTCTTTGGCAGCACAGACAAAGTGGTGAGCCTCTATTCCCAAGGGGTGAATCAATCGAGCCAAGGCACAGATAAGGTCAACAGTATTATTAATTGCCACTTGGCGACCGGGAAGATTGGCCGTGAAGGGGCTTGCCCGTTTTCTATCACAGGCCAGCCCAATGCCATGGGAGGACGAGAAGTGGGCGGCCTTGCCAATACCTTAGCGGCTCATCTTGAGTTTGATTCCCCCGAGGAGCATCAACTCCTGAGCCAATTTTGGCAAACCAAAAAACTTGCCGCAAAACCTGGGCTAAAGGCGGTAGAGATGTTTGATGCGATACGCAGTGGCAAGATAAAAGCCATTTGGATCATGGCCACCAACCCAGTGGTCAGCCTGCCTAACAGCAATAAAATTAAGGCAGCATTGCAAAATTGCCCTTTAGTTGTGGTCTCCGACTGCATTGCCGACACGGATACCGGCCGCTTAGCCCATGTGCAACTGCCGGCCATGGGCTGGGCTGAAAAGTCAGGTACTGTGACTAACTCTGAGCGACGTATTTCTCGCCAGCGCAGACTCACCACTTCACCAGGCGCCGCCCGTGCCGATTGGTGGATAATCAGTGAAGTCGCGAAGAAGATGGGTTTTAAAGCGGCATTTAGCTATCGCCATGAAGGGGAGATTTTTCGTGAGCACGCTAAACTCACCCAGCTTGCTCATGAGCACAAACAGCACGACTTAGATCTTAGTGGTCTTGCGAATATCAGTGACGCCGAGTATGCCGAGATGGCGCCGCAGCAATGGCCTGTCACCCAATTGCAAAAAGAGGCGAACACAGTGCAGCAGCGCTTTTTCGGTGACGGTAAATTTTTTACCCCAAGCACTAAGGCGCAGTTTATTGCTGTGCACTACCTTACCTCCCCACAAAGGCTGAGTTCAGCCTACCCCTTAATACTCAACACAGGCCGTATACGTGACCAATGGCATACCATGACCCGCACTGGCTTATCACCCGGACTCAGTAGCCATCAGGGAGAGCCTCTGCTGCTGATAAACCCGCAGGATGCTCAAGCATGCTCACTAAGTAGCGAGGACATAGTCCAAATAGACAGCCCTCAAGGCCAAGCACAAATGAGGGTACAGATTAATAATGATATCAAGCTCGGCCAACTGTTTGCTCCCATACACTGGAGCGACAGCAACTCAAGTGCAGGGAAAGTGACCCGCTTAACCTTAGATCTTACGGATGCGATTTCCGGTCAGCCCGAGATGAAGCAAACCCCAGTCAGCCTTAAACGCTGCGACTTCAACAGCCAGGCCTTGATTGTCAGTCGCACGCCCCTGAATTTAAGTGAATTTACTTATTGGGTGACACAGACGATCACTGGCGGATTTCACTACACTATTGCCAGCGACCTCAGGGCAGACGAGCTCAATGAACGGCTACAAAGGCTCTGCCCGCGGCAACAAGATATTCGCATTCAAGCCCATATCGATGACGATAGTGTCTACCGTTTTGCTTCCAGTAAGGCCGAGAAAATCCAATTCGCCTATAGCGCCAGCCAGCGACTGACATTGAAACACTATGACTGGTTCACCTTACTGCTAAGCCAAACAACACCCCAGGCTAGCCTTTTCTTAAGCCTACTATCGGCGCAGCCACAAGGTGATTTAGCCAAGGGCAAGATAGTCTGTGCTTGTAAACAAGTGGGTGCCACTCAACTATGTAGCGCAATTAAACAACAAGAGATTAAGGATGTCGCCACGTTAACGCAGGTCACACAGGCCGGCAGTGGCTGCGGCAGCTGCGTTGGAGAGCTGCAGCAATTGATAACGGAAAGCCAAGCAGAGCTAGTGACAACATAG
- a CDS encoding alpha/beta hydrolase, with translation MNRLTFLISVLLFSCPLNAQPQISKIQRPIEITPYEAFTINSAVLGRKYILSIKVPLDYLDKGNETKKYPVLYLNDAPHTFKVATGVTYFKSMDRAIVVGISYALGVDGQFSRFRDLTPAYDSSIQQYTTGQAPEFLKFIEDEVITFVEKNYRADPTKRILAGHSLGASFGAWVLLTKPELFSSYVLTSPSLWFKNDLIFSLEEQYATKNKSLKANVFIATGALETPEHGMNYHMVDDHQRFLTRLRSRNYQGLRISDEIVGGTDHFSTFPVGLAKGLRWIYQDL, from the coding sequence ATGAACAGACTCACTTTTTTAATTTCAGTTTTATTATTTTCTTGTCCGTTAAACGCCCAGCCTCAAATAAGTAAAATCCAGCGACCAATTGAAATCACGCCCTATGAAGCTTTCACTATAAACTCGGCCGTATTAGGGCGAAAATATATCCTGTCCATCAAAGTACCACTGGATTATCTAGATAAAGGCAATGAAACTAAAAAGTATCCTGTTTTGTACCTGAACGATGCGCCACATACCTTTAAAGTAGCTACTGGAGTAACCTATTTCAAAAGCATGGATAGAGCCATCGTTGTCGGAATTTCTTATGCGTTAGGCGTCGATGGGCAATTTAGCCGGTTTCGCGATCTCACCCCAGCATATGACAGCAGTATTCAGCAATATACGACTGGGCAAGCGCCTGAGTTCCTAAAATTCATTGAAGATGAGGTCATTACTTTCGTTGAAAAAAACTATCGCGCCGATCCCACGAAAAGAATCCTAGCGGGGCACTCCTTAGGGGCATCTTTCGGCGCTTGGGTGCTACTCACTAAACCAGAATTATTTTCCAGCTATGTATTAACTAGCCCTTCACTCTGGTTTAAAAACGATCTGATTTTTTCCCTCGAAGAGCAATATGCAACCAAAAACAAATCATTGAAGGCTAATGTTTTCATTGCCACTGGTGCCTTAGAAACCCCAGAACATGGGATGAATTACCATATGGTCGATGACCATCAACGATTTTTGACCCGTTTGCGCTCGCGCAATTATCAAGGATTGCGGATCAGCGACGAGATAGTGGGCGGCACAGATCACTTCTCAACCTTCCCCGTTGGGCTAGCAAAAGGGCTTAGGTGGATCTATCAGGATTTGTAA